A region of the Mytilus trossulus isolate FHL-02 chromosome 11, PNRI_Mtr1.1.1.hap1, whole genome shotgun sequence genome:
taatatatcaaaatatagacGAAACTTATTTCGTTTGTAAATGAATAAAGTCACTAAGGGATCATTTGAAAAGATAATATACACGACTGTCTGCGTACCCGATTCTAAATTCAACACACGACAAACCAATACCCAAACGATAAAAGACATATAGTCGTACgagttaaataaaggcaacagtagtataccgctggtcgaaaatcaaaaatcaattatcctatctgttatatatatatgagagccgtggtgtagtggttagtgcatcggactactaacacaaaggttcctggttcgattcccgttcgggatgaaaatttcaggaacttaATTTTCGGCTCttccttgacaccatttgcgagtatggtcttgaggaaacgatgatagtccgtcggaaggggacgataaatggctgacccgtgttaagagagagccatttCTCTTGCACGTTTAAGACACCCTAATGGCTTGTAGATTTCGggaaagagtaggctaatgccgctataaggcagcactcgcacccgcaaactggaaagggattaatataagttgcaaaacttgtttcccaatccactataaataaatatgtttaaaaactatatatacataACAATATATTATTGAATTATATCTTTAGTATTTGACCCCATGTCTAAGCTACCCTTAAAAAAATGTCGTAGTGtgaatataacaatttaaaaatcaaaagttgtttagattgaaaatcaaaataaaatagttttacaaaaaatagttTCTGTAGACACActtgttttaacatttaaaagtatatagacTAAAACTGATCTTTTGCATAGATCAAATCACGCAGAAATCTTGTGAAAAGATAAATGTAAAAGACTGCCTGTGTACTCAAGTTTTAATTTAACGCACTATTAAACATTTCTCAAACTCTAAAGATAAATTTTCCATTACAAATATAGTCCGTTACTTATCTGATATACATAAAAATCCTTATTGAATTAGATATAAGTGCATGCACACTTTATATAAATTACCCCGGGAAAAAAGTGACTGTGAGCATTAGTATCTGAAATCCAGTACGGCAACGGACCACTTACATGCAGATAAAAGGTACCGTacgaatttatttttttatttctaaaaagttATACGATTCAAtacaatttaatatttcatttttcacctcatgtatacaataaaaaaaacaggcaGAAACCCGGTTGTAATTCTGTTAGATGATATccatatgttttaatttgcggacttgttttctttcttcttttttgcaGTTTTTCATATCCGTGAATACTCTGTTGTCCTACTCGTAAGGTCTTCCTTATTGCTTCCAGCCATAAAAGGCATTCTTACTTTTTGATATGAGCTCTTAAACCTTCTTTTCAATTTGTTCTCTttaaagaaactatttttttcttctagcgattttgttatttatatggacTTATactattcaatatttgtttcatatacGTATCACTAAATTCATACAAATAATTATAGTGTTGGTAAAATTTAACCAGCTCATGTTCCTAATGCAGTAAACTGTTTCAAAACCATTGAATTCTAATTTTGAACACTTTTAAATGTCAAACTGACCGTATCTGTCCGTTCGAATATTTTCCAGTTAATACAATCCGgttcaatatttataaatctataCCTGCGTCTTGCAACAACTCCCTGCTGTGTATGGTTAATTGGAACCTACACAAAGTCTCCCATGATAGCCGGGTACGGTGTGTATTTACCCAcatcaaagaaaaatattcacGTCTGAATTGCATtactaaataaaattttcttgCAGACATTAATTGCGTCGCAATAACCAACAATTTGACTTCCCAGTGAATATAGAATATAAATACCCGTATCAATATTTTCGATTATGacatgtttatttgttacaaATGGTTGTTGTCACACATGTTTTACCCGAATTAGATCTGATTTCTTCAGTCAGAAATCAAGATTGAGTTAGATTGATCGATTaatggttgcttaacgtcctaCGGTTGAGTAAGAGTTAgtaatatatcaatatttagcAATATAATTTACCaaagaaagtaaccaaaagttagcgtgcaataaattctaatattgcacttgtacaataaatttcaaaattcatgacgtcataaacggcaaaatcttagtttaaaccaatttttactgtcaaatattatattgctatacaataaaaggattaatgcatgaatattggggaatattgtccctcgtagaacatatattgcactcgcaagctcgtgcaatataaaattctactcgggacaataatccccaatattcatgcaataaccccaTAATATCTTATAGGTATATAAGGTTCTTTTAAAGTCAAGTGCGTGTGAAATTTTCCTGTACCTGACAGATATATTAACTTAATTGTTTAGAAAGGATATCAATATTTAGTCAGACTCGACGATACCACGTGTCAGTATCACAAAATAATCTGACTTTAGCCTCCTTCGTCTAATGGTATTTGATTGCTTAACTATTCACTGTTATGCATCTTCTGTTTATAGTCGACTTTCAGAACATAGCGTATTTCTTGTTATGTCGCATTGGTATCACATTACTAATAATCATAAAACTGAAATCTAAATAAAAGTatccgattttttttataacaaagcGCAtctaaacaaatgtaaaaacactTCTGCTTTTctctaaaaaaaaccaacaacaataatacaatacaaaaactAAATGTAATGTTAATACGCACTCCATACTtctatttgtaaaaatgaatttGTAAAGCGTTATTTtctatgatttattttaatcaaaaattaatttcagGATTTAAGACTGTACACAAAGAAACTAAATCCGAAATTATGGAATTCGACTGTGGAATATGGAAATTTAAACCGAACATCTTGCAACCGTGTGCATCCATTCGATGGTTCACGACATTTTTCAGCGTTACTGCACTTCTGACGTCATCATTACAAATGTACATCAACTCTCAGGTATCATCAATAGAAAAACAGTTTGAATTAAGTAGTAAACAGTCTGGATTTTTAATGAGTTGTGATGAAATAGGATTTTTGACATCATCTATAATAGTTGGATACATTGCTCGTCGAGTCCATATTCCTAGAGTACTCTCGATTGCCACTGCATTTTATGGCATTTCGGCACTCATCTGCTGCATACCTTATGTTCTAACTACGTTAAAAGACAGGTCAGATAACTTTTCTAAATCACATGGacgttttaatatttcaaatccAAAGTTATCAAAGTTTTCTAGTTATCTTTGCGCgccaaatttaaatatatcagAAGACAACTCGGGTAACCCAAGCATGCGCATTGACCAAGGCGAAGTGTATGGAAATTTGAAAGGCTGGAGTATGTTTTTAATTGGCCTGGGAATGATGCTTCAGGGTATCGGTAAAGCCCCGAGAAACTCGATGCTTGCAGAATATGTTGATGAAAATGGAAACCGAAGAAAAACAGGATTCTATGTTGGTGAGtctaaaattatttgattaatgAAAATTATGTCATTCGGTGATTGATAGTTGTAACGAAGCCGTATTTTTTTGGAGAAAGACAAAACGATTTCAATTAATTACAAATTGATTGTTAGATTCTAGGCTCCACCATACATAAACTGTATATTTAGAGACACTTCACATAAGTGCCCTCAAAAATGCAAAATGTCATATTCCGAGAACATTATCGCTATATTCAAAacacaataacaaaatattcattcaaTAGATTTCTTAAACaattggctgcatcattttttaTGAGATTTGTCAACTTCGGTTTGAATTTTATTAAGATACTAAAGTTAGTTTTGTCATATATAGCTAGCAACATGTACGTGAATGAACTGATGTTAGCTGatacattggcaatcataccactaccccttattttatatttgtttaattccaaagttttaaaatgaaacCTAACACTTAATTAAATTCTAACTATAAATGAGAATTTGTatggaaaaaaaggggggggggggggggggtagggttttcatttttttattctttaaattttaagattgtttttgtcttgtctttgtttttgttttggctatgtttttgttttggctATCATTATTTATTCTTCATATTGATTGCCCTACTTTCTAACTTCCTTTTCAATCTGATATtctcaatttttcatattttccccatgtagatatttgtatatatcacATTATCACAACAATGACTAATAGTTGTAAGGTTAGAATCTTTAAAGACTCATTTATCGTTCTTTTGCAAATACATTCAATCATAGGCATCATCGCATCTACAGCAATGTTCGGACCTGTCCTAGCTTTTGGCCTTGGAAGTGTTTTTAGTAACCTCTATGTTACTTTAGAAGGTAAGTATCTGcaccttttttgtttttcgttttcactatatagttattatttttacctTAATCACCAGAGcatgtcatacatgtataccTTTAAACCACTTCTTTGTATTAACAGATATATAGAGCTTATATAattatgatgaaaaatattaaatacacaactttttgatatattcacaaaaagtattatttaaaacagaatgtttgttttctttatttttcacaagACAAACATAATAATAGAtgtctgaagaaaaaaatataaaagtaaagtaatgatatttgatatacattattATAGATGTTCCTATCAAACCACGTGATCCAAACTGGATAGGAGCTTGGTGGCTGGGGTTTCTAGTGTTTGGAATTATGTCCATAGTATCAGCGGTGCCCATCTTTCTGTTCCCAAGAAAACTGTTAGAAAATACAAATGCATCCCCCTTGAAAATCAAGAGACGTACACATGAAACAAAACTATCTTTTCTGCACACTGAAATAAAAGGTATTGTATTTAAGattcatatagaaatatagtatacagattgagttgtcattttaattaagTTATGTTTAATTACATAGATCCAGTTAATAATAAATCGTGCGAGAATTATTTTATCAGATACCGGCAACCTTCCCAAAGCTCGTCTCATTATGTTTTgtgaattgttttgtttactgcTGTATGTCATTAAAGGGGCGAATTCAAAGTTCGAGAAAGGGGTAAAACAATGGTTAATTGCCCCGATCGTAGagatttgaaatttgatataatgAATTTAAGGCAAAATAGTTTTGTGAACAAACTTATACTCTTCTCTTCATCCATCTGCCTCTGTATTTTGTGCAGTTTCTGCATTTCCTCGACATGTGATGTATTTGACCCCTGTGTTTCTTCTTTTTCTGAGCTATTAATTCCAGAAAAGAGCTCCGACAGGATCAAAGACCTTACAATACTAATGCTGATGAAATGTTGTTTCAAAGGTTGACAACGCTTAGATAATGATCATAACTAATCAGATACGTttgaacaaaaactatcaattgaataattcatttaaatattgcAACAGGTTtcgtcaaataaaaaaattgatgttgTTTTATGTGCTTGtggttttattgttgttgtttttaatgttgttttttttttagtttaggaacgtttttataatttcattggGCAATACATTGGGTCGGTCTTTGTAATCTCtgaattataaattgtttaagataatcattatgttcataattataatcCAATTTCTTTTACAGGACTTTTCAAGGCGATCTGCAGGATATTTTCCTCCCCTCTATTTAGCCTGACTCTATTTGCCGCTGTTTTACAATTACTATCAGTATCTACGTATTTGACGtttctggtaaaatattttgaaaaccagTTCCATTTACCAACGTGGAAATCCAATTTGGTTATGGGTAGGTTTTTCTTATCCAAATGAAGGTACCAGAAGTTtacaaaagtcataaatcgattgagagaaaacaaaacccaggttacaaactaaaccaAAAGGGATACATATCAaaaataggataaaaaaaactttatagcttgctgttcggtgtgagccaaggctccgcgttgaaggccgtactttaacctataatggttttaaattgttatttggatggagagttgtctcattggcactcacaccacatcttcctatatctatataaagtacagaaacactgaagtgcaccCAGAATCAAACGGCTATAAAACATACATAGAAATGaactattagataacaactgtcatagtcCTGACTGGATATAGAAcatctaaaagaaaaaaatggtgattttaACATGGTTGAGTGGCTGGCCAAACCTCGCGCTTGATTATTAaagttattaaagtgagagggttagcgctgtAGAACCAggttttaatccaccattttctacatttgaaaatgcctgtaccaagtcaggaatatgacagttcttgtcaattcgttttgatgcgttttgtttttttgttttttgattttgccatgtgattatggactttccaaattgattttcctctgagttcagtatttttgtgattttacttttttgatagcaatgataaatatacagcTAAACTAACAACGTTTACATGACAGGaaaacagtacaaataaatggaagaacagtcaggacagagaaatacataaataatctatataataaaacattacaaGTAACACCTACTCCagcaaaatacaaacaaaacattgctatttatttattaattttttaattatataaaaggAGATAACTCAGTGTGTtcttacaaaaaagtaaaaagggAACTGGCTTTGGAATACTTCTGTTCCAACAAGACATAAGTAGTTCTTCTGGATTCGAACATTTTTAACGTATATGactgtaattt
Encoded here:
- the LOC134691525 gene encoding solute carrier organic anion transporter family member 1B1-like; protein product: MEFDCGIWKFKPNILQPCASIRWFTTFFSVTALLTSSLQMYINSQVSSIEKQFELSSKQSGFLMSCDEIGFLTSSIIVGYIARRVHIPRVLSIATAFYGISALICCIPYVLTTLKDRSDNFSKSHGRFNISNPKLSKFSSYLCAPNLNISEDNSGNPSMRIDQGEVYGNLKGWSMFLIGLGMMLQGIGKAPRNSMLAEYVDENGNRRKTGFYVGIIASTAMFGPVLAFGLGSVFSNLYVTLEDVPIKPRDPNWIGAWWLGFLVFGIMSIVSAVPIFLFPRKLLENTNASPLKIKRRTHETKLSFLHTEIKGLFKAICRIFSSPLFSLTLFAAVLQLLSVSTYLTFLVKYFENQFHLPTWKSNLVMGRFFLSK